In Rickettsiales bacterium, the genomic window ACAAAATTAAAATAAAACTTTAGAAGTTTTTCGTGAGTTGGAACTGAAATTCTATAAGTAAAACCTCCAATAAGAAGGCATAAAATTGTAAAAGAAACAAATAAAATAAATTTTATTGAAGCTCTGAAATTATGCATTTGTAAAAATAAATTACTTAACAAAATGTTCTGAATATCTCTTAACAATTTTTTGCGTATCCATAATGGTGCAAACATCAGTGGTTTCGCAGATTTTATCAATTACAGCACCTTCACCAATCATACAGCCAGTTCTAATATAACCTTTAATGAGTGATGGCAGATTAGATAAAGCCTTCTTTTTATCAATATTTTCAAGTGGGAGGACATTAATATCCGCCCTAAATTTTGGTAGTGCGATAGGGCAAATCTCATCTGGTGCTTTGTGAAAATGCATTAAATATGAAATTGATTCCTCGTGTAGTTTTGCATCAATTCCGTTAAAACTTGCACAGCCAAAGAGGTAATTAATTTTATGAAACACAATAAAAGCACCAATTCCTCGCCATAAAAGCTGAATTGCTTTACCATCGCGATATTTTGGGTGAATGCAAGAACGGCCAAGCTCAAGCAAATTATATTTTGAATTTTTTAGTTTTGAAATATCAAATTCACCCTCAGTATAAAATTTGGAAGGGGTTTTAGTTTCATTTCTTCTAAGCAGGCGATAAGTGCCAACAACCTTGATATCTGAGGGGTTTTCATCATCAACTACAAGCAAATGCTCGCATTCTTTATCAAACTCATCTTGATCAATTTTACCAGAGGGCGTGGAAATATTTTTAGGCTCTTCAAAGAAAACAAATTGCCTTAGAATCTGAGATTTAACAAGCTCTTCATTGGTTTCAGCGAGTTTTAGGTGAAGCGAGCCGATTCTGCAATCAGATAAATCAGGAAAAACCGATGTATTAAGAGGCATTTTTAGCAAATTAGTTCTATTTTGCATTAGATTATTTTAAGCCTTAAATCAACTAATGATTTTAATGCAATAAAATTTCACTAATTTATTGACAAAAGCATTGCAAATAAACTATTTAGTGCGTGATTAATTTTCTATCTAAGAATTTGGCTCGGTAGCTCAGTGGTAGAGCAGGAGGATCATAATCTCTTGGTCGGGGGTTCAAATCCCTCCCGAGTCACCAATTTACTTATAACTCACTTTAGTGATTTCATATTTTCTTTTGCCGCCGGGGGTTTGGATTGTTACAATATCTCCTTCTTCCTTGCCAATTAAGCCGTGTGCGATAGGTGAGGTAACGGAAATTTTATGATTTGTAATATCGGCTTCATACTCACTAACTATTTGATATTTCTTTTTTTCTTCAGTTTCATCATCAATTAATTCAACAATTGCACCAAAAACAATTCTCTCACCAGAAAGTTTAGAAACATCAATAATTTCAGCATTTGCGATGATGTTTTCAAGCTCTTGAATTCTGCCCTCTATAAAGCTTTGCTTCTCTTTTGCGGCGTGGTATTCAGCGTTTTCCTTCAAATCTCCGTGAGATCTCGCCTCGGCAATTGCTTCAATAATTGCTGGCCTATCTTCAAATTTCATCTTTTTATGCTCTTGCTCTAGCTTTTCATATCCTTGTTTGGTGATTGCAATTTTAGACATAGATATTATGTGTTTGTTTTTAAGCGATGTAGTCTATATAATTGAAATCTTATTACAACTAATTTTTAATGAAAAATATAAATCGCAAAATTAGAAATTGGAGCAATGCCGAGTTCAAAATAGGTGCAAATTCTATTGAGGCAATTCCAGCTACAAGCCTTAATGAAATTGCTTTTGCTGGTAGATCTAATGTTGGAAAATCATCTCTAATTAATTCTCTCACCACAAGAAATTCTTTAACTAGGGTTTCAAAAACGCCCGGTTGCACCAAGCAATTAAACTTTTTTTTGCTAGAAGAAAAAATTTATTTGGTGGATATGCCGGGTTATGGTTTTGCTCAAATTAGTAAAAAAGAGCAATTAAACTGGGGAAAACTTATCAAAGATTATCTTTGTGGTAGGCCATATTTGAAAAGGGTTTATATTTTAATTGATGCTAGAATTGGCTTCAAACCTGTTGATTTTGAGATTATGAAATTGCTTGATACAAGTGCGGTTAGTTATCAAATAGTGTTCACTAAGGCTGATAAAATTAG contains:
- a CDS encoding GNAT family N-acyltransferase produces the protein MQNRTNLLKMPLNTSVFPDLSDCRIGSLHLKLAETNEELVKSQILRQFVFFEEPKNISTPSGKIDQDEFDKECEHLLVVDDENPSDIKVVGTYRLLRRNETKTPSKFYTEGEFDISKLKNSKYNLLELGRSCIHPKYRDGKAIQLLWRGIGAFIVFHKINYLFGCASFNGIDAKLHEESISYLMHFHKAPDEICPIALPKFRADINVLPLENIDKKKALSNLPSLIKGYIRTGCMIGEGAVIDKICETTDVCTIMDTQKIVKRYSEHFVK
- the greA gene encoding transcription elongation factor GreA → MSKIAITKQGYEKLEQEHKKMKFEDRPAIIEAIAEARSHGDLKENAEYHAAKEKQSFIEGRIQELENIIANAEIIDVSKLSGERIVFGAIVELIDDETEEKKKYQIVSEYEADITNHKISVTSPIAHGLIGKEEGDIVTIQTPGGKRKYEITKVSYK
- the yihA gene encoding ribosome biogenesis GTP-binding protein YihA/YsxC → MKNINRKIRNWSNAEFKIGANSIEAIPATSLNEIAFAGRSNVGKSSLINSLTTRNSLTRVSKTPGCTKQLNFFLLEEKIYLVDMPGYGFAQISKKEQLNWGKLIKDYLCGRPYLKRVYILIDARIGFKPVDFEIMKLLDTSAVSYQIVFTKADKISKLDEEKLQKSFEAIGKKHPALHPNYIITSSVNEAGIDNLRQEIEEFI